In a single window of the bacterium genome:
- a CDS encoding tetratricopeptide repeat protein, producing MAKRFQLGPEIERYTQLLARDPDSLAFVPLADAYRKSGLFEEAFAVLKRGMGRRPEYIPAKIVLGKCYLDLGNYPKAETTFEDILRLDRDNLVALSSMANVRLHQRRYGEAATIYRRILELDPSNDAAAQQLAKLEGKALSQNQGEVIEIDIESTATRTPQTEPLSGEMDTIEEKVPSTIDFENVMRAESLPSSQESGEALPDGELPAGVPVSAEDPRRTGGAADSPSDAGRMTTGVEPADSSRTGEPTEIDLDLIPQAANLDIVDEESRYAAPEKGGAPPDVPEVVKEPPVRRAGNEPEIRVEVPVPPPPDTEELAIVEPETVEVMPEDEVPPEIPPVKDMAPIIPTEESDKPAFKTFSSWLSGMSGRKDEEVGEEDKGEEK from the coding sequence ATGGCCAAGCGTTTCCAGCTCGGACCGGAGATCGAGCGCTACACACAGCTTCTGGCGCGAGATCCCGATTCACTGGCCTTCGTGCCCCTGGCGGACGCCTACCGAAAGAGCGGCCTCTTCGAGGAGGCTTTCGCGGTACTCAAGCGGGGGATGGGCCGGCGTCCCGAATACATCCCCGCCAAGATAGTTTTGGGCAAGTGCTACCTGGACCTGGGCAACTACCCAAAGGCCGAGACCACCTTTGAGGACATCCTGCGGCTGGACCGGGACAACCTGGTGGCCCTCTCCTCCATGGCCAACGTCAGGCTGCACCAGCGGCGCTACGGCGAGGCGGCCACCATCTACCGCCGCATCCTTGAGCTCGACCCGTCCAACGACGCCGCGGCCCAGCAGCTGGCGAAGCTGGAAGGCAAGGCTCTCTCGCAGAACCAGGGCGAGGTCATCGAGATAGACATCGAATCCACCGCGACGAGGACACCGCAAACCGAACCCCTTTCCGGCGAGATGGATACGATCGAGGAAAAAGTCCCGTCCACCATAGACTTCGAGAACGTGATGCGGGCTGAATCCCTCCCCTCGTCCCAAGAGTCCGGCGAGGCTCTGCCGGACGGTGAGCTGCCCGCGGGTGTACCGGTCTCGGCGGAGGACCCCCGGAGAACCGGCGGCGCGGCCGATTCCCCGTCGGACGCCGGGAGGATGACTACCGGCGTGGAACCGGCTGACTCCAGCAGGACCGGCGAACCCACAGAGATAGATTTGGACCTCATCCCTCAAGCGGCGAACCTCGACATCGTGGATGAGGAGTCCCGGTACGCCGCCCCCGAAAAGGGCGGGGCTCCCCCGGACGTGCCGGAGGTCGTGAAGGAGCCACCGGTGAGACGCGCCGGCAACGAGCCCGAGATAAGAGTCGAGGTGCCCGTGCCTCCGCCGCCCGACACCGAGGAACTGGCCATCGTGGAGCCGGAAACCGTCGAGGTGATGCCCGAGGACGAGGTGCCCCCGGAGATACCCCCGGTGAAGGACATGGCTCCGATTATTCCCACCGAAGAATCCGATAAACCCGCTTTCAAAACCTTCTCGAGCTGGCTCTCCGGCATGTCCGGACGGAAAGACGAAGAGGTAGGGGAAGAGGACAAAGGAGAAGAGAAGTGA
- a CDS encoding roadblock/LC7 domain-containing protein has translation MNEVVEILKRLLVVKEVKVAVVVGEDGLVLDSAGSEEADVEAIGAICASGYFSFKQIGEELNYGAIVQSVTRFQSGVIVLSRLPNQLTLAVVATEKANLAKVWDATGGIITDMARLLR, from the coding sequence GTGAATGAGGTCGTGGAAATCCTGAAACGCCTGCTCGTGGTCAAAGAGGTCAAGGTCGCTGTGGTGGTCGGGGAAGACGGGCTCGTGCTCGATTCCGCCGGCTCCGAGGAGGCCGACGTCGAGGCCATCGGGGCGATTTGCGCCAGCGGCTACTTCTCCTTCAAGCAAATCGGCGAGGAGCTCAACTACGGGGCCATCGTCCAATCCGTCACCCGATTCCAGTCCGGCGTCATCGTCCTCTCCCGACTGCCGAACCAGCTGACCCTGGCCGTGGTGGCGACGGAAAAGGCCAACCTGGCCAAAGTCTGGGACGCCACCGGTGGAATCATCACCGATATGGCGCGGCTGCTACGTTAA